A section of the Ictalurus punctatus breed USDA103 chromosome 8, Coco_2.0, whole genome shotgun sequence genome encodes:
- the ptcd3 gene encoding pentatricopeptide repeat domain-containing protein 3, mitochondrial, translated as MAASCSYLGRQVCKTGRLFNKSLTEPWYQRYFGLSPAVCQEPAAAMSGSEGEIVIPRKKTWSKEAVLQALAATVNRDPTACHYMFQDDSYLTPRTSGEFKLYSLSQESGRNAAKYFINTYPKYFQKDFAEPHVPCLMPETVELQIEEVSEAALVERVRLRKVKAAVDMYDQLVQAGAPVSLDLTNDLLDLICLYGDQDPPREDSPEQRTEDAREEQDDSKRRKGRPRRASELLTIVWRENNNAERIFNTVPERTSRSYGALIRGMVKYGAYPKAFDMYTDLLNNRLTADVHTFNALVIAAAEVKDKYSDKWELIVDLLKQMAQQKVKPNLLTFNTVLKVLRRCGSLARAQAFPILNEMKALGIGPSLATYDHILGIFYKAANSTQGHTEILQEVLNEMSGKSFTAQDPDDVHFFPNVMRVCLDNKDIEQAYRVHSLLEVGDNWQLLGDSYHQSIYYGRFFNLLCMMEHVDVVLKWYREFIPSLYYPNSQGIKDLLQALDTDNRLDMIPQIWKDIKRMGHDTKTDLLELILSLMAREKPSAEVQQSFAECALDVKRLYMQTDRGRAPLDWSTNSLSSITSILLAAERIQEAGEILNIFKTTNRIPSEGLMNEFFTCIKAHDDAQQAVELVQISASFCLPLTPNLIERVQQEFELTDEQKMILSDLESSTQE; from the exons ATGGCGGCCTCCTGTTCGTACTTAGGGCGACAAGTCTGCAAAACTGGacgtttatttaataaaagcttAACAGAACCATGGTATCAGAG GTATTTTGGACTCAGCCCTGCTGTTTGCCAAGAACCTGCAGCTGCAATGTCAG GCTCAGAAGGGGAAATTGTGATCCCAAGGAAGAAAACCTG GAGTAAAGAGGCTGTGTTGCAGGCTCTGGCGGCCACTGTGAATAGG gaCCCCACTGCATGTCATTACATGTTTCAGGATGATTCCTACCTCACACCGAGAACATCTGGAGAGTTT AAACTGTATTCTTTGTCCCAGGAATCTGGTAGAAATGCAGCTAAGTATTTCATCAACACCTACCCCAAGTACTTCCAGAAGGACTTTGCAGAACCACACGTTCCA TGTTTAATGCCGGAGACTGTGGAGCTGCAAATCGAGGAGGTGTCCGAGGCGGCTCTCGTGGAGCGCGTCAGGCTGAGAAAGGTCAAGGCGGCTGTGGACATGTATGATCAGCTGGTGCAGGCAG gCGCTCCCGTGTCGCTGGATCTGACCAACGACCTGCTGGATCTGATTTGTCTGTACGGAGATCAGGATCCACCGCGAGAAGACTCCCCAGAACAGAGAACCGAAGATGCG AGAGAAGAGCAAGACGACTCGAAGCGGCGAAAGGGAAGACCACGGAGAGCCTCTGAGCTACTCACGATTGTATGGAG GGAGAACAACAACGCAGAGAGGATCTTTAACACCGTGCCGGAGCGGACCAGTCGATCATACGGCGCGCTCATTAGGGGCATGGTGAAG TACGGCGCTTACCCCAAAGCTTTCGACATGTACACGGACCTGCTGAACAACCGACTGACCG CTGACGTGCACACCTTCAATGCGCTCGTCATCGCCGCTGCAGAAGTGAAGGACAAATACAGCGATAAATGGGAGCTGATTGTT gacCTGCTGAAGCAGATGGCTCAACAGAAGGTGAAGCCCAACTTGCTGACATTTAACACCGTGCTGAAGGTACTGCGTCGGTGCGGCTCACTGGCCAGAGCGCAGGCCTTCCCAATCCTCAATGAGATGAAGGCCCTCGGGATCG GGCCCAGTTTGGCCACCTATGATCATATCCTTGGCATCTTTTATAAAGCag CCAACTCAACTCAAGGGCACACGGAGATCCTACAGGAAGTGTTGAACGAGATGTCAGGAAAGAGCTTTACTGCCCAAGATCCAGACGATG TGCACTTCTTCCCGAACGTGATGAGAGTC TGCCTGGACAATAAGGACATCGAACAGGCTTACAGAGTGCACAGCCTGCTAGAAGTAGGGGACAACTGGCAACTTTTGGGGGATTCCTATCACCAAAGCATCTACTA CGGGCGCTTCTTCAACCTGCTGTGTATGATGGAGCACGTCGACGTGGTGCTAAAGTGGTACAGAGAGTTCATTCCCTCG CTTTATTACCCCAATTCTCAAGGAATAAAAGATTTGCTCCAGGCACTTGACACGGACAACAGATTAGACATGATTCCTCAAATatggaaag ATATCAAACGGATGGGGCACGACACTAAGACGGACCTGCTGGAACTGATCCTTTCCCTCATGGCCCGGGAGAAACCGAGTGCAGAG GTTCAGCAATCATTTGCAGAGTGCGCTCTGGATGTAAAGAGACTGTACATGCAGACCGACCGTGGCAGAGCGCCGCTCGACTGGTCAACAAATTCCCTTAGCAGCATCACCTCCATCCTGCTGGCAGCAGAAAGGATACAGGAAGCTGG ggaAATATTGAACATCTTCAAAACCACCAACAGAATTCCAtc AGAGGGTCTGATGAATGAGTTTTTCACCTGTATAAAGGCGCACGACGATGCTCAGCAGGCCGTGGAGCTGGTCCAGATCTCTGCGAGTTTCTGCCTGCCTCTCACTCCAAATCTCATCGAGAGGGTGCAGCAGGAGTTCGAGCTAACCGATGAGCAAAA GATGATATTATCGGATCTGGAGTCCTCCACACAGGAGTGA
- the immt gene encoding MICOS complex subunit MIC60 isoform X2 gives MLRVCWKGARKCLCENVAVHPRQHCRRYTSAGSSGSAAGKIAAAGLLTVGGGVGGTILYAKWDPKFRTNIEKSVPYSDKVFELMLGPPPPPLVPFPKRPVKVEALQISSVSEASKDSKQPKAKGKAKEKPLESGPAEPIPESPTQSSQTLEEASVEAAHIISAIGDVQSVPAPGTSHDPAAVPPASTPSPTKPGSAEECHECAHHEHTLKERPVEEVAARLAQQDQAERDTLAALSVGLEEALGASAKLTLHAIGAQEAALLAISTHTQRVREAMDSEDSPDKKSAQWRDLEDALSQRSHAMDQAGEALLQAKEQLEKLRGVINNAKETKIDAARPQILAAEENLHSMIVDLQKVVTKVQSAQSEAKIVSQYSELVKEAKAQFQRELGNITPEVQANWKGLSKLSADDLNSLIAHAHRRIDQLNRELAEQRVREQLHIESALEQQKHEHQKSVAQAVATALEHHREKIRLEQEKKVQEVREVMEAEMRTQLRRQAAAHTDHLRDVLKVQEQELREEAHDTLSSKLMEQEMLYRRLAQEQLDSFTLDMNSAYARLKGIEEAIDSHVIAEEEARKAHQLWLSVEALSYAMMTAVADSPSEPLEGAVLAIKESCAQDEFAQALASALPEESLKRGVYSEASLRARFYEIRRLVRRVALIDETRNSLYQYFLSYLQSILLFEKEQEVPPSKLAPENLDPFKLLAYATYSVERGDLELAAKFVNQLHGEARRVARDWLREARLTLETKQVVSLLSAYANAVGLGTTQAP, from the exons ATGCTGCGTGTCTGTTGGAAAGGTGCACGG AAATGCCTGTGTGAAAACGTGGCGGTCCACCCCCGGCAGCACTGCCGTCGCTACACCTCAGCTGGGAGCTCTGG GTCTGCCGCGGGTAAGATTGCGGCTGCCGGTCTTCTGACGGTCGGCGGAGGCGTAGGTGGTACAATCCTGTACGCCAAGTGGGACCCCAAATTCAGAACGAATATTGAAAAGAGTGTGCCCTATTCTGATAAGGTGTTTGAGCTGATGCTTGGTCCCCCTCCACCGCCGCTTGTCCCTTTCCCAAAGAGACCA GTAAAGGTTGAAGCGCTGCAGATATCGTCGGTGTCTGAAGCTTCAAAAGACTCGAAACAGCCAAAAGCAAAAGGCAAAGCTAAAGAAAAACCACTCGAGTCAGGACCCGCGGAACCCATCCCTGAGAGTCCAACGCAGTCATCACAGACCCTGGAGG AGGCCTCGGTTGAGGCGGCCCATATCATTTCAGCCATCGGCGATGTGCAGTCTGTTCCTGCACCGGGCACCAGCCACGATCCGGCCGCTGTTCCCCCTGCATCGACCCCCTCTCCGACCAAGCCTGGGTCAG ctgAAGAATGTCACGAGTGTGCtcaccatgaacacacactgaaagaACGGCCTGTGGAAGAAGTGGCTGCCCGCTTGGCTCAGCAGGACCAGGCTGAACGGGACACTCTGGCCG CTTTATCAGTTGGGCTGGAGGAGGCTCTGGGAGCTTCTGCCAAGCTTACACTACACGCCATCGGAGCGCAGGAGGCAGCGCTCCTCGCCATCAGCACGCACACGCAGAGAGTCCGAGAGGCCATGGACTCGGAG GATTCTCCAGATAAGAAGTCGGCTCAGTGGAGAGATCTGGAGGATGCACTCAGTCAGCGCTCCCACGCCATGGACCAGGCTGGAGAGGCTCTTCTCCAAGCCAA AGAACAGCTCGAGAAGCTCAGAGGCGTGATCAACAATGCTAAGGAAACGAAGATCGATGCTGCCAGGCCCCAAATTCTGGCTGCAGAGGAAAATCTACACAGTATGATTGTTGATCTGCAGAAAGTTGTAACCAAA GTGCAGTCGGCTCAGTCCGAGGCAAAGATCGTGTCTCAGTACAGTGAGCTGGTGAAGGAGGCCAAGGCGCAGTTCCAGAGAGAGCTCGGCAACATCACGCCTGAAGTCCAGGCCAACTGGAAGGGTCTCA GCAAGCTGAGTGCGGATGATCTGAATTCCCTGATTGCCCACGCTCACCGGCGTATCGACCAACTGAACCGTGAGCTGGCCGAGCAGCGAGTGCGTGAGCAGCTCCACATCGAATCGGCACTGGAGCAGCAGAAGCATGAGCACCAGAAATCTGTGGCGCAGGCGGTGGCCACCGCACTGGAACACCACCGTGAGAAGATTAGACTCGAGCAAGAGAAGAAA GTGCAGGAAGTGCGGGAGGTGATGGAGGCAGAGATGAGGACTCAGCTGCGCAGGCAGGCAGCCGCACACACGGACCACCTGCGCGATGTGCTTAAAGTGCAGGAACAGGAGCTGCGGGAGGAGGCCCATGAC actctGAGCAGTAAGCTGATGGAGCAGGAGATGCTCTACCGCCGTTTGGCCCAGGAGCAGCTAGACTCCTTCACTCTGGACATGAACTCTGCCTACGCCAGGCTCAAGGGCATAGAGGAAGCCATTGACA GTCACGTAATCGCCGAGGAGGAAGCGCGCAAAGCTCACCAGCTGTGGTTATCTGTTGAGGCTCTAAGCTACGCAATGATGACTGCTGTGGCAGATTCGCCCTCCGAGCCTCTAGAGGGCGCTGTGCTCGCCATCAAAGAAAGCTGCGCACAGGACGAGTTCGCCCAGGCCTTGGCTTCAGCCCTGCCCGAGGAGTCGCTAAAGCGCGGCGTCTACAGCGAGGCCTCGCTGCGTGCCCGCTTTTACGAAATCCGTCGGCTAGTCCGACGCGTGGCGCTAATCGACGAGACGCGCAACAGCCTGTACCAGTACTTCCTGTCCTACTTGCAATCCATCCTGCTGTTTGAGAAGGAACAAGAGGTGCCACCCAGCAAGCTGGCACCAGAAAACCTCGACCCTTTCAAGCTGCTCGCCTACGCCACCTACAGCGTGGAGCGTGGTGACCTCGAGCTAGCCGCTAAGTTTGTTAACCAGCTGCACGGCGAGGCACGACGCGTGGCTCGGGACTGGCTCAGAGAAGCCCGGCTCACTCTGGAGACCAAACAGGTGGTCAGTTTGCTCTCGGCTTACGCCAACGCTGTAGGCTTAGGCACTACACAGGCTCCGTAA
- the immt gene encoding MICOS complex subunit MIC60 isoform X3: protein MLRVCWKGARKCLCENVAVHPRQHCRRYTSAGSSGSAAGKIAAAGLLTVGGGVGGTILYAKWDPKFRTNIEKSVPYSDKVFELMLGPPPPPLVPFPKRPVKVEALQISSVSEASKDSKQPKAKGKAKEKPLESGPAEPIPESPTQSSQTLEAEECHECAHHEHTLKERPVEEVAARLAQQDQAERDTLAALSVGLEEALGASAKLTLHAIGAQEAALLAISTHTQRVREAMDSEDSPDKKSAQWRDLEDALSQRSHAMDQAGEALLQAKEQLEKLRGVINNAKETKIDAARPQILAAEENLHSMIVDLQKVVTKVQSAQSEAKIVSQYSELVKEAKAQFQRELGNITPEVQANWKGLTGKLSADDLNSLIAHAHRRIDQLNRELAEQRVREQLHIESALEQQKHEHQKSVAQAVATALEHHREKIRLEQEKKVQEVREVMEAEMRTQLRRQAAAHTDHLRDVLKVQEQELREEAHDTLSSKLMEQEMLYRRLAQEQLDSFTLDMNSAYARLKGIEEAIDSHVIAEEEARKAHQLWLSVEALSYAMMTAVADSPSEPLEGAVLAIKESCAQDEFAQALASALPEESLKRGVYSEASLRARFYEIRRLVRRVALIDETRNSLYQYFLSYLQSILLFEKEQEVPPSKLAPENLDPFKLLAYATYSVERGDLELAAKFVNQLHGEARRVARDWLREARLTLETKQVVSLLSAYANAVGLGTTQAP from the exons ATGCTGCGTGTCTGTTGGAAAGGTGCACGG AAATGCCTGTGTGAAAACGTGGCGGTCCACCCCCGGCAGCACTGCCGTCGCTACACCTCAGCTGGGAGCTCTGG GTCTGCCGCGGGTAAGATTGCGGCTGCCGGTCTTCTGACGGTCGGCGGAGGCGTAGGTGGTACAATCCTGTACGCCAAGTGGGACCCCAAATTCAGAACGAATATTGAAAAGAGTGTGCCCTATTCTGATAAGGTGTTTGAGCTGATGCTTGGTCCCCCTCCACCGCCGCTTGTCCCTTTCCCAAAGAGACCA GTAAAGGTTGAAGCGCTGCAGATATCGTCGGTGTCTGAAGCTTCAAAAGACTCGAAACAGCCAAAAGCAAAAGGCAAAGCTAAAGAAAAACCACTCGAGTCAGGACCCGCGGAACCCATCCCTGAGAGTCCAACGCAGTCATCACAGACCCTGGAGG ctgAAGAATGTCACGAGTGTGCtcaccatgaacacacactgaaagaACGGCCTGTGGAAGAAGTGGCTGCCCGCTTGGCTCAGCAGGACCAGGCTGAACGGGACACTCTGGCCG CTTTATCAGTTGGGCTGGAGGAGGCTCTGGGAGCTTCTGCCAAGCTTACACTACACGCCATCGGAGCGCAGGAGGCAGCGCTCCTCGCCATCAGCACGCACACGCAGAGAGTCCGAGAGGCCATGGACTCGGAG GATTCTCCAGATAAGAAGTCGGCTCAGTGGAGAGATCTGGAGGATGCACTCAGTCAGCGCTCCCACGCCATGGACCAGGCTGGAGAGGCTCTTCTCCAAGCCAA AGAACAGCTCGAGAAGCTCAGAGGCGTGATCAACAATGCTAAGGAAACGAAGATCGATGCTGCCAGGCCCCAAATTCTGGCTGCAGAGGAAAATCTACACAGTATGATTGTTGATCTGCAGAAAGTTGTAACCAAA GTGCAGTCGGCTCAGTCCGAGGCAAAGATCGTGTCTCAGTACAGTGAGCTGGTGAAGGAGGCCAAGGCGCAGTTCCAGAGAGAGCTCGGCAACATCACGCCTGAAGTCCAGGCCAACTGGAAGGGTCTCA CAGGCAAGCTGAGTGCGGATGATCTGAATTCCCTGATTGCCCACGCTCACCGGCGTATCGACCAACTGAACCGTGAGCTGGCCGAGCAGCGAGTGCGTGAGCAGCTCCACATCGAATCGGCACTGGAGCAGCAGAAGCATGAGCACCAGAAATCTGTGGCGCAGGCGGTGGCCACCGCACTGGAACACCACCGTGAGAAGATTAGACTCGAGCAAGAGAAGAAA GTGCAGGAAGTGCGGGAGGTGATGGAGGCAGAGATGAGGACTCAGCTGCGCAGGCAGGCAGCCGCACACACGGACCACCTGCGCGATGTGCTTAAAGTGCAGGAACAGGAGCTGCGGGAGGAGGCCCATGAC actctGAGCAGTAAGCTGATGGAGCAGGAGATGCTCTACCGCCGTTTGGCCCAGGAGCAGCTAGACTCCTTCACTCTGGACATGAACTCTGCCTACGCCAGGCTCAAGGGCATAGAGGAAGCCATTGACA GTCACGTAATCGCCGAGGAGGAAGCGCGCAAAGCTCACCAGCTGTGGTTATCTGTTGAGGCTCTAAGCTACGCAATGATGACTGCTGTGGCAGATTCGCCCTCCGAGCCTCTAGAGGGCGCTGTGCTCGCCATCAAAGAAAGCTGCGCACAGGACGAGTTCGCCCAGGCCTTGGCTTCAGCCCTGCCCGAGGAGTCGCTAAAGCGCGGCGTCTACAGCGAGGCCTCGCTGCGTGCCCGCTTTTACGAAATCCGTCGGCTAGTCCGACGCGTGGCGCTAATCGACGAGACGCGCAACAGCCTGTACCAGTACTTCCTGTCCTACTTGCAATCCATCCTGCTGTTTGAGAAGGAACAAGAGGTGCCACCCAGCAAGCTGGCACCAGAAAACCTCGACCCTTTCAAGCTGCTCGCCTACGCCACCTACAGCGTGGAGCGTGGTGACCTCGAGCTAGCCGCTAAGTTTGTTAACCAGCTGCACGGCGAGGCACGACGCGTGGCTCGGGACTGGCTCAGAGAAGCCCGGCTCACTCTGGAGACCAAACAGGTGGTCAGTTTGCTCTCGGCTTACGCCAACGCTGTAGGCTTAGGCACTACACAGGCTCCGTAA
- the immt gene encoding MICOS complex subunit MIC60 isoform X1 gives MLRVCWKGARKCLCENVAVHPRQHCRRYTSAGSSGSAAGKIAAAGLLTVGGGVGGTILYAKWDPKFRTNIEKSVPYSDKVFELMLGPPPPPLVPFPKRPVKVEALQISSVSEASKDSKQPKAKGKAKEKPLESGPAEPIPESPTQSSQTLEEASVEAAHIISAIGDVQSVPAPGTSHDPAAVPPASTPSPTKPGSAEECHECAHHEHTLKERPVEEVAARLAQQDQAERDTLAALSVGLEEALGASAKLTLHAIGAQEAALLAISTHTQRVREAMDSEDSPDKKSAQWRDLEDALSQRSHAMDQAGEALLQAKEQLEKLRGVINNAKETKIDAARPQILAAEENLHSMIVDLQKVVTKVQSAQSEAKIVSQYSELVKEAKAQFQRELGNITPEVQANWKGLTGKLSADDLNSLIAHAHRRIDQLNRELAEQRVREQLHIESALEQQKHEHQKSVAQAVATALEHHREKIRLEQEKKVQEVREVMEAEMRTQLRRQAAAHTDHLRDVLKVQEQELREEAHDTLSSKLMEQEMLYRRLAQEQLDSFTLDMNSAYARLKGIEEAIDSHVIAEEEARKAHQLWLSVEALSYAMMTAVADSPSEPLEGAVLAIKESCAQDEFAQALASALPEESLKRGVYSEASLRARFYEIRRLVRRVALIDETRNSLYQYFLSYLQSILLFEKEQEVPPSKLAPENLDPFKLLAYATYSVERGDLELAAKFVNQLHGEARRVARDWLREARLTLETKQVVSLLSAYANAVGLGTTQAP, from the exons ATGCTGCGTGTCTGTTGGAAAGGTGCACGG AAATGCCTGTGTGAAAACGTGGCGGTCCACCCCCGGCAGCACTGCCGTCGCTACACCTCAGCTGGGAGCTCTGG GTCTGCCGCGGGTAAGATTGCGGCTGCCGGTCTTCTGACGGTCGGCGGAGGCGTAGGTGGTACAATCCTGTACGCCAAGTGGGACCCCAAATTCAGAACGAATATTGAAAAGAGTGTGCCCTATTCTGATAAGGTGTTTGAGCTGATGCTTGGTCCCCCTCCACCGCCGCTTGTCCCTTTCCCAAAGAGACCA GTAAAGGTTGAAGCGCTGCAGATATCGTCGGTGTCTGAAGCTTCAAAAGACTCGAAACAGCCAAAAGCAAAAGGCAAAGCTAAAGAAAAACCACTCGAGTCAGGACCCGCGGAACCCATCCCTGAGAGTCCAACGCAGTCATCACAGACCCTGGAGG AGGCCTCGGTTGAGGCGGCCCATATCATTTCAGCCATCGGCGATGTGCAGTCTGTTCCTGCACCGGGCACCAGCCACGATCCGGCCGCTGTTCCCCCTGCATCGACCCCCTCTCCGACCAAGCCTGGGTCAG ctgAAGAATGTCACGAGTGTGCtcaccatgaacacacactgaaagaACGGCCTGTGGAAGAAGTGGCTGCCCGCTTGGCTCAGCAGGACCAGGCTGAACGGGACACTCTGGCCG CTTTATCAGTTGGGCTGGAGGAGGCTCTGGGAGCTTCTGCCAAGCTTACACTACACGCCATCGGAGCGCAGGAGGCAGCGCTCCTCGCCATCAGCACGCACACGCAGAGAGTCCGAGAGGCCATGGACTCGGAG GATTCTCCAGATAAGAAGTCGGCTCAGTGGAGAGATCTGGAGGATGCACTCAGTCAGCGCTCCCACGCCATGGACCAGGCTGGAGAGGCTCTTCTCCAAGCCAA AGAACAGCTCGAGAAGCTCAGAGGCGTGATCAACAATGCTAAGGAAACGAAGATCGATGCTGCCAGGCCCCAAATTCTGGCTGCAGAGGAAAATCTACACAGTATGATTGTTGATCTGCAGAAAGTTGTAACCAAA GTGCAGTCGGCTCAGTCCGAGGCAAAGATCGTGTCTCAGTACAGTGAGCTGGTGAAGGAGGCCAAGGCGCAGTTCCAGAGAGAGCTCGGCAACATCACGCCTGAAGTCCAGGCCAACTGGAAGGGTCTCA CAGGCAAGCTGAGTGCGGATGATCTGAATTCCCTGATTGCCCACGCTCACCGGCGTATCGACCAACTGAACCGTGAGCTGGCCGAGCAGCGAGTGCGTGAGCAGCTCCACATCGAATCGGCACTGGAGCAGCAGAAGCATGAGCACCAGAAATCTGTGGCGCAGGCGGTGGCCACCGCACTGGAACACCACCGTGAGAAGATTAGACTCGAGCAAGAGAAGAAA GTGCAGGAAGTGCGGGAGGTGATGGAGGCAGAGATGAGGACTCAGCTGCGCAGGCAGGCAGCCGCACACACGGACCACCTGCGCGATGTGCTTAAAGTGCAGGAACAGGAGCTGCGGGAGGAGGCCCATGAC actctGAGCAGTAAGCTGATGGAGCAGGAGATGCTCTACCGCCGTTTGGCCCAGGAGCAGCTAGACTCCTTCACTCTGGACATGAACTCTGCCTACGCCAGGCTCAAGGGCATAGAGGAAGCCATTGACA GTCACGTAATCGCCGAGGAGGAAGCGCGCAAAGCTCACCAGCTGTGGTTATCTGTTGAGGCTCTAAGCTACGCAATGATGACTGCTGTGGCAGATTCGCCCTCCGAGCCTCTAGAGGGCGCTGTGCTCGCCATCAAAGAAAGCTGCGCACAGGACGAGTTCGCCCAGGCCTTGGCTTCAGCCCTGCCCGAGGAGTCGCTAAAGCGCGGCGTCTACAGCGAGGCCTCGCTGCGTGCCCGCTTTTACGAAATCCGTCGGCTAGTCCGACGCGTGGCGCTAATCGACGAGACGCGCAACAGCCTGTACCAGTACTTCCTGTCCTACTTGCAATCCATCCTGCTGTTTGAGAAGGAACAAGAGGTGCCACCCAGCAAGCTGGCACCAGAAAACCTCGACCCTTTCAAGCTGCTCGCCTACGCCACCTACAGCGTGGAGCGTGGTGACCTCGAGCTAGCCGCTAAGTTTGTTAACCAGCTGCACGGCGAGGCACGACGCGTGGCTCGGGACTGGCTCAGAGAAGCCCGGCTCACTCTGGAGACCAAACAGGTGGTCAGTTTGCTCTCGGCTTACGCCAACGCTGTAGGCTTAGGCACTACACAGGCTCCGTAA
- the rnf103 gene encoding E3 ubiquitin-protein ligase RNF103 → MWLKLFFLLLYFLVLFLVARFFEAIVWYETGIFATQLVDPVTLSFKKLKTILEGRGLGYSGLAEKRDVRELVENSGDLMQGELYSALKNEKEEEAGSDSSTSFSGEMHFYELVEDTKDGIWLVQVIAQERNPLLSTANWGKMVQKVSRFGIRTGTFNCSSDSRYCHKRGWMKSTLIMSVPQTYASKGKVILKEYNGRRIETEHIFKWMTAHVASRIKTIRFSQQLMEDWYQREKQPVKMFLFAKLLQPPAFFSALSIKFTGRIEFIFVDVRNWDNTTCLEEIGVRQMPSYILKTPEGIYRYGNSTGEYISLHAMDTFLRSVQPEVNDLFVLSLVMVNLMAWMDLFITQGATIKRFVVLISTLGTYNSLLIISWLPILGFLQLPYLDNFYEYSLKLLRYADTTALASWVRADWTFYSSHPALFLSTYLAHGLLIDYFEKKRRCSNEDQNANNLEWLSSLWDWYTSYLVHPIASFQNESDWDDDPNFILDRLAFPDLWLHPLVPIDYIKNLPTWRFRCTQSEGTVRMDQVNPTNKMVHPSFTEPGREQQEQDNSAERAHTGERSAAGMRSRESWSSGEERDTDWSQWPCGMLHCTECVVCLENFETECLVMGLPCGHVFHQQCIVVWLAGGQHCCPVCRWPSYKKRPARQPYADFPPEPE, encoded by the exons ATGTGGTTAAAACTGTTTTTCCTGCTGCTTtactttttggttttgtttctcGTGGCTCGATTTTTTGAAGCCATTGTGTGGTATGAGACGGGAATCTTTGCCACCCAGCTGGTGGATCCTGTAACACTGAGCTTTAAAAAGCTGAAGACCATCCTAGAGGGGAGAGGACTGGGGTACTCCGGCCTGGCCGAGAAGAGGGACGTCAGAGAGCTGGTTGAAAACTCTG gAGACCTGATGCAAGGGGAGCTCTATTCagctttaaaaaatgaaaaagaagaagaagcaggatCAGATTCCAGCACCAGTTTTAGTGGGGAGATGCACTTTTATGAGCTAGTGGAAGACACGAAGGATGGCATCTGGTTGGTCCAG GTAATAGCCCAAGAGAGAAATCCACTACTGAGCACAGCCAACTGGGGGAAAATGGTACAGAAGGTTTCTCGCTTTGGCATCCGCACTGGCACTTTCAACTGCTCGAGTGACTCCAG ATATTGCCATAAACGTGGCTGGATGAAGTCCACTCTGATCATGTCAGTTCCCCAGACGTACGCCTCGAAAGGAAAGGTCATACTGAAAGAGTATAACGGTAGGCGCATTGAAACGGAGCACATCTTCAAATGGATGACCGCGCACGTCGCGTCCCGCATCAAGACCATCCGTTTCTCACAACAGTTAATGGAGGACTGGTACCAGAGAGAAAAGCAGCCCGTGAAGATGTTCTTGTTTGCCAAACTGCTCCAGCCCCCTGCCTTCTTCTCAGCCCTCAGCATCAAATTCACAGGGCGCATCGAGTTCATCTTTGTTGACGTTCGCAACTGGGACAACACCACTTGCTTGGAGGAAATCGGGGTGCGACAGATGCCCTCGTATATTCTCAAAACACCAGAGGGTATCTACAGATATGGCAACAGCACTGGGGAGTACATTTCTTTGCATGCCATGGACACGTTCCTACGCTCTGTTCAACCAGAGGTCAATGATCTGTTTGTTCTAAGCTTGGTCATGGTCAACCTGATGGCCTGGATGGACCTTTTCATAACACAAGGAGCCACGATTAAGCGCTTTGTGGTTCTGATCAGCACGCTAGGAACCTATAATTCTTTACTCATCATTTCTTGGCTCCCTATTCTTGGATTCCTTCAGCTACCATATTTGGATAACTTCTATGAATACAGTCTTAAGCTGCTGCGCTACGCAGACACCACCGCTCTCGCCTCTTGGGTCAGGGCAGATTGGACCTTCTATTCTTCCCACCCGGCCCTTTTCCTGAGCACATACCTGGCCCATGGGCTCCTCATAGACTACTTTGAGAAGAAGAGGAGATGTAGCAATGAAGACCAAAATGCAAACAACTTGGAGTGGCTGTCCAGCCTTTGGGATTGGTACACCAGCTATTTGGTACATCCCATTGCTTCCTTTCAGAATGAGTCAGACTGGGATGATGATCCTAATTTCATTTTAGACAGGTTGGCCTTCCCTGACCTCTGGCTTCACCCACTTGTTCCCATAGACTACATCAAAAATCTGCCCACCTGGAGGTTCAGGTGCACACAGTCAGAGGGGACCGTCAGAATGGACCAAGTTAATCCAACAAACAAGATGGTGCACCCGTCGTTCACGGAACCAGGTCGTGAGCAGCAAGAACAAGACAACAGCGCAGAGAGGGCTCATACCGGTGAAAGGAGTGCAGCTGGGATGAGGTCTCGAGAATCCTGGTCTTCCGGAGAGGAACGGGACACCGATTGGTCCCAGTGGCCCTGTGGCATGCTTCATTGCACAGAATGTGTAGTTTGTTTGGAGAACTTTGAAACGGAATGCCTTGTCATGGGACTGCCGTGTGGCCACGTGTTTCACCAGCAGTGCATCGTGGTCTGGCTGGCAGGTGGGCAGCACTGCTGCCCAGTGTGTCGGTGGCCATCTTATAAGAAGAGACCAGCAAGACAACCCTATGCAGATTTTCCACCTGAACCAGAATAG